From the Palaemon carinicauda isolate YSFRI2023 chromosome 42, ASM3689809v2, whole genome shotgun sequence genome, one window contains:
- the LOC137633178 gene encoding dentin sialophosphoprotein-like — protein MNYSILELCGLCFGIVFVSIGAFLTRLNFSHGERVLYERSALCEGYLLYLNGKLNTFQNSWTFKMFSWLLPEVPCLEKCLGVGTVGSKTSLLQRAMNFFPFVGRIWNAFEGVRRCEKTVNEMKNQILQFNEEVKSYWILARLLPDLDTTKPIVVDNGGMNYLSLIGAAACLFVGGIILAKSVMSSKKEECKVKAQCIVKETEANAGVLEETAEENLDSLKIDSGDSSNEKKISNPFAGVFQLSSDDENSDGLEETAEENLNSLKIDLGDSSNEKKILDPFAGVFQLSSDDENSDSLESQFEDSSYEEESSESYGYLLDSSDDEDDSKPFEIVLKDPSTKEENVEFSEIVSEDSSDGEENSDSFEISFEDSSNEEENSDSFEVVFEDSSDEEENLDSFEVVFEDSSDDEENSDSFGIIFDDSSDDDEGNSDSFEVVFEDSSDDKEGNSDSFEVVFEDSSDDKEGNSDSFEVVFEDEEGNSDSFAVVFKDSSDDEENPDSFKISFEYDEESDSESSEDYEQSDNESSGDYEESDTESSEDYEESDTESSEDYEESDIESSEYYEESDSESSEYKESDYESSEDYEESDSESSEYYKESDSESSEDYEELESESSEDYEESDSESSEDYKESGNEISKAYEELDTEKLDDYEESYSESTEDCEESESESSEDYKESESETSENYEESDSESSADYKESNSETSDDYEESGSDSSEDYEELDSESSEYYDESDSESSEYYDDSDSESSEDYEESDNESSEDYKESDSETSEDYEKSDSESSEDYEESDSETSNDYEESDSETSDNYEESDSESSEYYDESHSESSEYYDESDSESSEYYDESDSESSEDYEKSDNELSEDYKESHKETSEDYEESDNESSEDYKESDSETSEYYEESDSESSEDYEESDSETTDDYEESHNETSDDYEESDSESSEYYEESDSESSEYYDESGSESSEYYVESDSESSEDYEESDNELSEDYKESDSETSEYYEESDNESSDDYEESHSEISDDYEESDSESSEYYDESDSESSEYHDESDSESSEYCVESDSETTDDYEESRSETSDDYEESDSESSEYYEESDSESSEYYDESDSESSEDYEESDNELSEDYEESDNEIIRRL, from the coding sequence ATGAATTATTCAATTTTAGAATTGTGTGGATTGTGCTTTGGAATCGTATTTGTTTCTATTGGAGCCTTTCTCACGAGGCTTAACTTTTCTCACGGAGAGAGAGTTCTTTACGAACGAAGCGCTCTGTGTGAGGGATATCTGTTATATCTCAacgggaagttgaacactttccaGAACTCGTGGACCTTCAAGATGTTCTCGTGGCTTCTTCCCGAGGTGCCGTGCTTGGAGAAATGCCTTGGAGTTGGAACTGTTGGCTCGAAGACTTCACTTCTACAAAGAGCGATGAATTTCTTCCCATTTGTTGGAAGAATATGGAACGCCTTTGAAGGAGTTCGACGATGCGAAAAGACAgttaatgaaatgaaaaatcaaatactcCAATTCAACGAGGAGGTGAAATCATACTGGATACTCGCAAGACTGCTTCCGGATTTGGATACCACGAAACCCATTGTCGTCGACAATGGCGGGATGAATTATCTCTCATTGATTGGTGCTGCAGCTTGTCTTTTCGTCGGAGGCATAATTCTTGCGAAGAGTGTTATGTCTTCTAAGAAAGAGGAATGCAAAGTGAAAGCCCAATGTATCGTCAAAGAAACCGAAGCTAATGCTGGTGTACTGGAAGAGACAGCAGAAGAAAATCTTGACTCTTTGAAGATCGATTCGGGAGATTCCTcgaatgaaaagaaaatttcaaatcctTTTGCGGGCGTATTCCAACTTTCTTCGGACGATGAAAATTCAGATGGTTTGGAAGAGACAGCAGAAGAAAATCTAAACTCTTTGAAGATCGATTTGGGAGATTcctcaaatgaaaagaaaattttagatccTTTTGCGGGCGTATTCCAACTTTCTTCGGACGATGAAAATTCAGATAGTTTGGAGAGCCAATTCGAAGATTCTTCATATGAGGAGGAAAGTTCAGAATCTTATGGGTACTTATTAGATTCCTCCGATGATGAAGATGATTCAAAACCATTTGAGATCGTATTAAAAGATCCTTCAACCAAGGAGGAAAATGTGGAATTTTCTGAGATTGTATCTGAAGATTCTTCAGATGGTGAAGAAAATTCAGATTCTTTTGAGATCTCATTTGAAGATTCCTCAAATGAAGAGGAAAATTCAGACTCTTTTGAGGTTGTATTTGAAGATTCCTCAGATGAAGAGGAAAATTTAGATTCTTTTGAGGTTGTATTTGAAGATTCCTCAGATGATGAGGAAAATTCAGATTCTTTTGGGATTATATTTGATGATTCCTCAGATGATGATGAGGGAAATTCAGATTCTTTTGAGGTTGTATTTGAGGATTCCTCAGATGATAAAGAGGGAAATTCAGATTCTTTTGAGGTTGTATTTGAGGATTCCTCAGATGATAAAGAGGGAAATTCAGATTCTTTTGAGGTTGTATTTGAAGATGAAGAGGGAAATTCAGATTCTTTTGCGGTTGTATTTAAGGATTCCTCAGATGATGAGGAAAATCCAGATTCTTTTAAGATCTCATTTGAATATGATGAAGAATCAGACAGTGAATCATCAGAAGATTATGAACAATCAGATAATGAATCATCAGGAGACTATGAAGAATCAGACACTGAATCATCAGAAGATTATGAAGAATCAGACACTGAATCATCAGAAGACTATGAAGAATCAGACATTGAATCATCTGAATATTATGAAGAATCCGATAGTGAATCGTCAGAATATAAAGAATCAGATTATGAGTCATCAGAAGATTATGAAGAATCAGATAGTGAATCATCAGAATATTATAAAGAATCAGATAGTGAATCATCAGAAGACTATGAAGAATTAGAAAGTGAATCATCAGAAGATTATGAAGAATCAGATAGTGAATCATCAGAAGATTATAAAGAATCAGGCAATGAAATATCAAAAGCTTATGAAGAATTAGACACTGAAAAATTAGATGATTATGAAGAATCATATAGTGAATCAACAGAAGATTGCGAAGAATCAGAAAGTGAATCATCAGAAGATTATAAAGAATCAGAGAGTGAGACATCAGAAAATTATGAAGAATCGGATAGTGAATCATCAGCAGATTATAAAGAATCAAACAGTGAAACATCAGATGATTATGAAGAATCAGGCAGTGATTCATCAGAAGATTATGAAGAATTAGATAGTGAATCGTCAGAATATTATGATGAATCAGATAGTGAATCATCGGAATATTATGATGATTCAGATAGTGAATCATCAGAAGATTATGAAGAATCAGATAATGAATCATCAGAAGATTATAAAGAATCAGACAGTGAAACATCAGAAGATTATGAAAAATCAGATAGTGAATCATCAGAAGATTATGAAGAATCAGACAGTGAAACATCAAATGATTATGAAGAATCAGACAGTGAAACATCAGATAATTATGAAGAATCAGATAGTGAATCATCGGAATATTATGATGAATCACATAGTGAATCATCAGAATATTATGATGAATCAGATAGTGAATCATCAGAATATTATGATGAATCAGATAGTGAATCATCAGAAGATTATGAAAAATCAGATAATGAATTATCAGAAGATTATAAAGAATCACACAAGGAAACATCAGAAGATTATGAAGAATCAGATAATGAATCATCAGAAGATTATAAAGAATCAGACAGTGAAACATCAGAATATTATGAAGAATCAGATAGTGAATCATCAGAAGATTATGAAGAATCAGATAGTGAAACAACAGATGATTATGAAGAATCACACAATGAAACATCAGATGATTATGAAGAATCAGATAGTGAATCATCGGAATATTATGAAGAATCAGATAGTGAATCATCGGAATATTATGATGAATCAGGTAGTGAATCATCAGAATATTATGTTGAATCAGATAGTGAATCATCAGAAGATTATGAAGAATCAGATAATGAATTATCAGAAGATTATAAAGAATCAGACAGTGAAACATCAGAATATTATGAAGAATCAGATAATGAATCATCAGATGATTATGAAGAATCACACAGTGAAATATCAGATGATTATGAAGAATCAGATAGTGAATCATCGGAATATTATGATGAATCAGATAGTGAATCATCGGAATATCATGATGAATCAGATAGTGAATCATCAGAATATTGTGTTGAATCAGATAGTGAAACAACAGATGATTATGAAGAATCACGCAGTGAAACATCAGATGATTATGAAGAATCAGATAGTGAATCATCGGAATATTATGAAGAATCAGATAGTGAATCATCGGAATATTATGATGAATCAGATAGTGAATCATCAGAAGATTATGAAGAATCAGATAATGAATTATCAGAAGATTATGAAGAATCAGATAATGAAATTATCAGAAGATTATAA